The following proteins come from a genomic window of Gimesia chilikensis:
- a CDS encoding PQQ-binding-like beta-propeller repeat protein, producing MSDYSKNEDSAEPENASAENKPADTETAVPAETTQRPVRRLRWKWGLAVLVIGIVAMVIQWFRLAPDRTYQVFSVYEGIRNLVVGLLIWWLFVSGVAWKTRFKGLLGAVLAFVLFFTVVRVESFEGDMVPRFQFRFMPTAEQRAVEYFEQADNSADEKSESAETLVALEADWPGYRNALRDGIARDQQIRTDWESEPPKLLWKHPVGAGWGSFCVVEDRVFTQEQRGEDELVVCYDVSTGKQIWTQSEPVRFSETLGGVGPRATPVFEEGRLYTMGGTGILNCLDAATGKPVWSHDLLKEGDLKNLTWGMAGSPLIHDDLVIVNQGVSPAAADKKNQAIIAFDKLSGEKVWSSGTHKPSYSSPQYAILNGTPQVLIFNAKGLEGFSLEDGQSLWFFEWANHAGCNAAQPIPLDDDSVFLGAGYGLGSARIEIAPGKSSEKTAQVKEEWKSLSLKLKFNSAVKQEGYVYGLDEGVLTCLDLDTGKRQWKRGRYGYGQLLLVDGYLIILAEDGRVELVEANPEKYVQRGKFQAIEGQTWNNPALARGRLFVRNSEEAACYDLSPLTKQGAAVTAEASNR from the coding sequence ATGTCGGATTATTCAAAAAATGAGGACTCAGCAGAGCCGGAAAACGCTTCTGCTGAGAACAAGCCTGCTGACACTGAGACCGCGGTACCGGCCGAAACAACCCAACGCCCCGTGCGTCGTTTGCGCTGGAAGTGGGGGCTGGCGGTTCTGGTGATCGGCATTGTCGCGATGGTCATCCAGTGGTTTCGCCTGGCTCCGGATCGTACCTACCAGGTCTTCTCGGTCTACGAGGGAATTCGGAATCTGGTTGTCGGGCTGTTGATCTGGTGGCTGTTCGTTTCTGGCGTTGCCTGGAAGACGCGTTTCAAAGGTCTGCTCGGCGCGGTACTGGCATTCGTGCTCTTTTTTACCGTGGTTCGCGTGGAAAGTTTTGAAGGGGACATGGTACCCCGGTTTCAGTTCCGGTTTATGCCGACTGCAGAACAGCGGGCCGTTGAGTATTTCGAACAGGCTGACAACAGCGCCGACGAGAAGTCAGAGTCTGCTGAAACATTAGTTGCCCTCGAGGCAGACTGGCCCGGTTACCGGAACGCCTTGCGGGATGGGATTGCCCGTGATCAGCAGATCCGTACGGACTGGGAGTCTGAGCCACCGAAGTTACTCTGGAAGCATCCGGTGGGGGCTGGCTGGGGATCATTTTGTGTGGTTGAGGATCGTGTTTTCACGCAGGAGCAGCGCGGTGAGGACGAGCTGGTCGTCTGTTATGACGTATCTACCGGCAAGCAGATCTGGACCCAGAGTGAACCGGTTCGATTCTCTGAAACACTGGGAGGCGTCGGACCTCGGGCGACACCGGTGTTTGAAGAGGGGCGATTGTATACGATGGGAGGGACAGGCATCCTGAATTGTCTGGATGCAGCGACAGGCAAGCCTGTCTGGTCGCACGACCTGCTAAAAGAAGGGGATCTGAAAAACCTGACCTGGGGTATGGCCGGATCACCTTTGATTCACGATGATCTGGTGATCGTAAACCAGGGGGTGAGTCCTGCTGCAGCTGACAAAAAAAATCAGGCTATCATCGCCTTTGATAAATTGAGCGGCGAGAAAGTCTGGTCGAGCGGAACTCACAAGCCGAGTTACAGTTCTCCTCAGTATGCGATTTTGAACGGGACGCCTCAGGTTTTGATTTTCAATGCCAAGGGACTGGAGGGGTTCTCACTCGAAGATGGTCAATCGCTCTGGTTCTTTGAATGGGCCAATCATGCGGGCTGCAATGCCGCCCAGCCGATTCCTCTCGACGATGATTCGGTCTTCCTGGGAGCCGGCTACGGACTGGGATCGGCCCGAATTGAAATCGCTCCCGGCAAGTCCAGTGAGAAGACCGCGCAGGTTAAAGAAGAATGGAAGAGCCTCAGCCTGAAGCTCAAATTCAATTCCGCTGTTAAGCAGGAGGGCTATGTCTATGGTCTGGATGAAGGTGTATTAACCTGCCTGGATCTGGACACTGGGAAGCGTCAGTGGAAGCGGGGCCGCTATGGTTACGGGCAGTTGCTGCTCGTGGATGGGTACCTGATCATCCTGGCCGAAGATGGACGTGTCGAACTGGTGGAGGCCAATCCGGAGAAGTATGTCCAGCGGGGAAAATTCCAGGCGATTGAAGGACAGACCTGGAACAATCCTGCACTGGCGCGGGGGCGACTGTTTGTTCGAAACAGTGAAGAGGCGGCATGTTATGATCTTTCACCGCTGACAAAGCAGGGGGCAGCGGTCACTGCTGAGGCCTCTAATCGTTAA
- a CDS encoding DUF1549 domain-containing protein, protein MFRPNMRVYVSLLIVFSCSTLAPHPVCANSSTKADEPLVASKPTLPVARRISSLIDEQIQNGTKDYAKLASPVCSDAEFVRRVYLDLTGRIPTVTQTRAFLDDSQPDKRAALVDQLLETPEYARHISQRLDVMLMERLRKKYINVTLWEEYLRDAVAENKPLDQLVREILAADGSGKGQQAEARFYLARDGDVNELTRDISRIFLGANLTCAQCHDHPDVAEWKQDHYYGISAFLVRSFVFTDKKKKQTVFAEKAEGEVKFESVFEVRDKTSKGPETTLPVVFNGPKVAEPAFKKGEEYNVKPAKDVRPIPKYSRRAQLGDALTSSQNRRFARTMANRLWAMVMGRGIVHPLDADHSDNPPSHPELLELLTDEFTASGYDLKWYLRELVLSKTYQRSSSNELFASKSDQELSDAQFAHAILKPLTPEQFSRSVLEATGQAEVYRQSLKDKLSEAALRKNLVGYERQFVSLFGGLPGEPVEGFETTADQILYLSNNGSIQGILSPRSGNTADRVLKIPADQPEQMAEELYLSVLNRRPDATETQEVAELLAGKTGTARNDMVIDLVWALMMSSEFRFNH, encoded by the coding sequence ATGTTTCGACCAAACATGCGCGTTTACGTTTCGCTTCTGATCGTTTTCTCATGCTCAACCCTGGCTCCACACCCGGTATGTGCTAATTCGTCAACCAAAGCTGATGAGCCGCTTGTCGCCAGCAAACCGACATTACCCGTTGCGCGCCGAATCTCGTCTCTGATTGATGAACAGATTCAGAACGGCACCAAAGATTATGCGAAGCTCGCTTCCCCCGTCTGCAGTGATGCGGAATTTGTGCGCCGGGTCTATCTCGATCTGACAGGACGCATTCCCACGGTTACACAGACGCGTGCGTTTCTGGATGACAGCCAGCCGGACAAGCGGGCCGCCCTGGTAGATCAACTACTGGAAACACCTGAGTACGCGCGGCACATTTCGCAGCGACTGGATGTGATGCTGATGGAACGGCTGCGGAAGAAGTACATCAACGTGACCTTGTGGGAGGAGTACCTGCGGGATGCGGTCGCGGAGAACAAGCCCCTGGATCAACTGGTGCGGGAAATTCTGGCAGCCGATGGTTCCGGGAAGGGACAACAGGCGGAGGCACGGTTTTACCTGGCCCGCGATGGTGATGTGAATGAACTCACGCGCGACATCAGCCGTATTTTTCTCGGAGCTAATCTGACGTGTGCCCAGTGCCACGATCACCCGGATGTCGCCGAATGGAAACAGGATCATTATTACGGCATCTCAGCCTTCCTGGTCCGCAGTTTTGTTTTCACCGATAAAAAGAAAAAGCAGACCGTGTTTGCCGAGAAGGCAGAAGGTGAAGTCAAATTCGAGTCGGTCTTCGAAGTCCGCGATAAAACCTCCAAAGGTCCCGAGACGACGTTACCGGTTGTGTTTAATGGTCCTAAAGTTGCCGAGCCCGCTTTCAAAAAAGGGGAAGAGTATAATGTCAAACCGGCCAAAGATGTGCGGCCGATTCCCAAGTACAGCCGACGGGCTCAACTGGGGGATGCGTTGACCTCATCGCAGAATCGTCGTTTTGCTCGAACGATGGCCAATCGTCTGTGGGCAATGGTGATGGGGCGGGGGATCGTCCATCCGCTGGACGCCGATCATTCCGATAATCCGCCTTCGCATCCGGAGTTGCTGGAACTGTTGACGGATGAGTTCACTGCCAGCGGATATGATCTGAAGTGGTATCTGCGGGAACTGGTACTGAGCAAAACCTATCAGCGTTCAAGTAGCAATGAGCTGTTTGCGAGTAAGTCCGATCAGGAATTGTCAGACGCGCAGTTTGCCCATGCGATTTTGAAGCCGCTGACGCCGGAACAGTTTTCGCGGTCTGTGCTGGAAGCGACGGGACAGGCCGAAGTCTATCGGCAGAGCCTGAAGGATAAACTTTCGGAAGCAGCCTTGCGGAAGAATCTGGTTGGATACGAACGCCAGTTTGTGTCGCTGTTTGGTGGCCTGCCCGGTGAACCGGTGGAAGGTTTTGAAACAACGGCCGATCAGATTCTGTATCTGTCCAACAACGGATCGATTCAGGGTATCCTTTCGCCACGCAGTGGAAATACGGCAGATCGAGTTCTGAAGATCCCCGCGGATCAGCCGGAACAGATGGCCGAGGAACTGTATTTGAGTGTCCTGAATCGTCGTCCCGATGCGACTGAGACTCAGGAAGTCGCCGAACTGCTGGCTGGAAAAACCGGCACGGCGCGGAATGACATGGTGATCGATCTCGTCTGGGCATTGATGATGTCTTCAGAATTCCGGTTCAATCACTAA
- a CDS encoding SRPBCC family protein, with product MEITYHEEILAPIEIVFDFLNDDEKMKLWMEGLESTEYPEGKNDDDPVGTIFVQTIREGGHSQQYAGIVTEYDPPELIGVQLQSNAFRVDVTYELTDRGRKTDLDYTCELVFASLFYRIIGVLFKGLTNRILKNQMKLLKQLSEQAAVRRSPPPEA from the coding sequence TTGGAGATCACCTACCATGAGGAAATCCTCGCTCCCATCGAAATCGTCTTCGACTTTCTGAATGACGATGAAAAGATGAAACTCTGGATGGAAGGGCTCGAGTCGACCGAGTATCCCGAAGGTAAAAACGATGACGATCCCGTGGGCACGATCTTTGTGCAAACCATCCGGGAAGGCGGACACTCACAGCAGTATGCGGGCATCGTCACCGAATACGATCCTCCCGAACTGATCGGCGTGCAGCTACAGAGCAATGCCTTTCGCGTCGACGTCACCTATGAACTGACTGATCGGGGACGCAAAACCGATCTGGATTACACCTGCGAGCTCGTCTTCGCGTCGCTGTTCTATCGCATCATCGGTGTACTCTTCAAAGGTCTGACCAATCGGATCCTGAAAAACCAGATGAAATTACTGAAGCAGCTGTCAGAACAGGCAGCCGTCCGTCGCTCTCCTCCACCGGAAGCGTAG
- a CDS encoding DUF1501 domain-containing protein, with amino-acid sequence MRCNYACGSHDSLSRRSFLGGTAAGALSMLGFQGMTQATAARQLAAQQKQVVVFWLSGGVSQLETWDPKPGAETGGPFLSIPTSAPGVHISELLPYTAQQMHHLALVRGINTKENDHGKGAYIMQTGRKEQPGFAFPYLGSTFSHHLAPPNSPLPGYISVGAGGSSAESTFLGPRHAPLVLSGGRAPNNLGRHDALSEERDLLRRKLRSQVSQRFEQKRKTAHTEVYNESFDQAAALMSRSDIFDFSKFSDKDLERYGKHDFGRHCLMARQLVEKGVTFVKVGHTNYDTHSENFNFHIEQLGEFDRPFATFISDLYDRGLLEHTLIICMCEFGRTPRINSRIGRDHWGTAWSIALGGAGIKGGAVSGKTNETGTKVIDREVNGGHLFHTYYQAVGLDSTEEFYPNGQPIAKADPKTEPIKEILA; translated from the coding sequence ATGCGATGTAATTATGCCTGTGGATCTCACGATTCGCTCAGCCGGCGATCCTTTTTAGGAGGCACGGCCGCCGGTGCCTTGAGCATGCTGGGTTTTCAGGGAATGACTCAGGCGACTGCAGCCAGACAGCTGGCTGCGCAACAGAAGCAGGTTGTCGTATTCTGGCTCTCGGGAGGCGTAAGCCAGTTGGAGACCTGGGATCCCAAACCAGGGGCCGAAACCGGCGGTCCATTCCTGTCGATTCCGACATCGGCACCGGGCGTGCATATCAGTGAGTTGCTGCCTTATACGGCGCAGCAGATGCATCATCTGGCCCTGGTGCGGGGGATCAATACTAAAGAGAACGACCACGGCAAAGGGGCCTACATCATGCAGACCGGGCGGAAGGAACAGCCTGGTTTCGCGTTTCCCTATCTGGGCTCAACCTTCTCGCACCACCTGGCACCGCCGAACAGTCCACTGCCGGGCTACATCTCGGTAGGAGCCGGAGGCTCATCGGCCGAATCGACCTTCCTGGGGCCGCGACATGCGCCCCTGGTACTTTCCGGCGGACGGGCTCCCAATAACCTGGGACGTCACGACGCATTGAGTGAAGAGCGTGACCTGCTGCGTCGTAAATTGCGGAGTCAGGTCAGTCAGCGTTTCGAACAGAAACGGAAGACCGCTCACACGGAAGTCTATAACGAGTCGTTCGATCAGGCGGCAGCGCTGATGTCACGCAGTGATATTTTTGATTTCAGCAAGTTCTCCGACAAAGACCTGGAGCGTTATGGCAAGCATGACTTTGGTCGTCACTGCCTGATGGCACGCCAGTTGGTCGAAAAAGGTGTGACGTTTGTGAAAGTCGGGCATACCAACTACGACACGCACTCGGAAAACTTCAATTTCCATATTGAGCAGCTGGGCGAATTTGATCGACCCTTTGCCACATTTATTTCAGACCTCTACGACCGGGGCCTGCTGGAGCACACGCTGATTATCTGCATGTGCGAGTTCGGCAGAACACCGCGAATCAACTCACGGATTGGCCGCGATCACTGGGGAACGGCCTGGTCGATTGCTCTGGGCGGTGCAGGCATTAAAGGGGGCGCGGTTTCCGGTAAGACAAATGAAACGGGAACCAAAGTCATCGACCGCGAAGTCAACGGCGGTCACCTGTTCCATACGTATTACCAGGCTGTGGGACTGGATTCGACGGAAGAGTTCTACCCCAACGGTCAACCGATTGCCAAGGCGGATCCCAAAACAGAACCGATCAAGGAGATTCTGGCGTGA
- a CDS encoding MlaE family ABC transporter permease, translated as MSSASPSVPRDTIIHGLGRGVINLVCLLGDLFLFAWEMLGWIITRLPPRSNLWSCMYHIGIQSIPVILITGGFIGMVLAVQSYDQFKLMHLENQIGAVIAISLVEELGPVLAAIMLAGRVGTSMSAELGTMRVTEQIDALRALGADPIHYLVVPRFLACCLLIPLLTIIADAIGILGGWFFSTQILGVDSFYYWYYSKNFVFAYDVMGGIFKSFFFGAAISLISCHRGFHCGAGAEGVGKAATEAFVYSFIVIMILDFLLGVSIVNFYHFMQTVYPGVLR; from the coding sequence ATGTCATCGGCTTCACCTTCGGTCCCGCGAGACACCATTATTCATGGCCTGGGACGCGGAGTGATCAATCTTGTCTGTCTGCTGGGCGACCTGTTCCTGTTTGCCTGGGAAATGCTGGGCTGGATCATCACCCGGCTGCCTCCCCGGAGTAATCTCTGGTCGTGCATGTATCACATCGGGATTCAGAGTATCCCCGTGATTCTGATTACGGGCGGCTTTATCGGCATGGTGCTCGCGGTGCAGTCTTACGATCAGTTCAAGCTGATGCATCTGGAGAACCAGATTGGCGCCGTGATTGCGATTTCGCTGGTTGAAGAACTCGGCCCCGTGCTGGCAGCCATCATGCTGGCCGGTCGTGTTGGAACTTCCATGTCTGCGGAACTGGGAACGATGCGGGTCACAGAACAGATCGACGCCTTACGTGCACTCGGGGCGGATCCGATTCACTATCTGGTAGTGCCCCGGTTCCTGGCCTGCTGCCTGCTGATTCCGCTGCTGACTATCATCGCAGATGCGATCGGCATTCTGGGGGGCTGGTTTTTCAGTACCCAGATCCTGGGAGTCGATTCTTTTTACTACTGGTATTATTCGAAGAATTTTGTGTTCGCCTATGATGTCATGGGCGGAATTTTCAAGAGCTTCTTTTTTGGTGCTGCTATTTCTTTGATCTCCTGTCACCGGGGCTTCCATTGCGGGGCTGGTGCGGAAGGGGTTGGTAAAGCGGCAACCGAAGCGTTTGTGTATTCCTTTATTGTGATCATGATTCTCGACTTCCTGCTGGGGGTTTCGATTGTCAACTTCTACCACTTCATGCAGACCGTGT